ttctgaaatttgaatgacaAAAGGTGTACTTGGTTTGCGACATCGCATCACAATACAAACTTACAGGGAAGGGGAAAAATAATTCGCAGGAAAAGAACGGCATTGCTCAACCCTCCGTTTTCACTTCCCTGCAGTTGCAAACGCTTGTTCATGTCCAAACTCTTTGGCGCCATACTAGCTACATCCCGCTGCGCATGCACTCGTTTATGTGACCGCAGAACAGCAAAAGGAGATGCGAGTCGCAGGAGGGGAACGAACTCCCATTGGAAAGAAATGGGATAAAGGGGAGGAAAACAAGCTACGCTGGGAGCTCAGTCCCTCGAGCTCCTATTACTATTCGACGCTAGCATACTGGGAGTGAGATGCTGCAAGAAGTGCGGCTCCGATGCCAGAGCCATCATTTGCCAACTTGACAACAACTGATGAGGCAGCGTCGTCTCCGAGCAGGTCTGTAAGCGTTGCTTCTAGGCAGGTTCTGAACTTCTTGTAATGCTCATAGAGACCACCATCCAGAGCAATGACAGTCCTCTGCTTTTGACTACCGTCACTTGGCACACTGTCCCTGCCTAACTTCTTTAGAATGCCATATATGCCAGCAGCAGCTAAATGTGCACCTCTCTCTGCGACAAGGTCGCAGACATGAAGAGTGATGTATCGTGCTTCCAGGGAAGTATCAGCGACCTACATATAAGTTCAAGCATATCGTAAGGAATCAATGGTTCTTAAATACTAGATCTAATAGTATACTCTTTTCAATATATGTATTATCATACCCCCAGGATATCCTTCAGCTTAGCTCCCAGGTGTTTCAGATCATGTGAGGTATCATGATGCATCGCTGACATGTCCGGCGTCCTGTAACACCACAATTGGAGCTTCCTCAGAAAATCTTCTACGTAATTACAcgaatttatcttattttggcATTTCTGTTCTACCATGATTAAGGTATGctgaaattttatcttatttcgATAGTTGTGCTGGATTTGGGAAAAGCTATATAGTTCGATGATCAACATAGGGGACATAAAAGTGTACCTCAGTACAAAGCGCTGCTCCAGTTTTGGTGGAACAACATCCCCAAATAATGAAGCGTCATGAGCCAGCTTAAGCAGGATTCTGCGCACAATCTCTCCAAGATACATGCCAGAAATCATCTTTTCATATATCTgaggaaaagaagaacaaaACTCTTTCATACAGACATAtagttggaaaataaacagataaaataaacaataccTGCTCGCCGGGGTTCAAACTTTCAAAGTCCAAGACACTATCATATTCTGAACGAGGAAGCGTTTCTGACTTGAAGTTTCCCCATTCCATGTTAATCACCTGCAGCATACCAAAGATCCAAACGTTGTAATATTAACTGATGTGACAATCACTGCAGAAGTTGAAGTGGACACATACAATTAGACAAGGTTCAAAGACCTTAATGTTACAAGCATAAAGGAAATCAGTCACTGACCATATCTCCTGATCTTGGTAGTAGTCCAGTCCATTTTGGAATCGCATTCGCATGCTCCACGTATGCTGCATTTGTACCAGTGCCTAATATTACAGCAGCAACTACATCATTATCAACATATCTTCCGCCAGCCAAAGTGCCTACAGTGTCATTAACCTGGGTAAAATGTTAGTTGTCAATTTACATGACCCAGTCTGGTGACACAGCAAACATCCAACTTTGTGTACCATTGACATAGACatctaaaaaaactccaaaatcaacattTTCATAGGAATAGTCATGTCTTTACCCATCAGCATAAAGCCAGGCATGGGGAAGTTCAGacgataaataattttaacagGGTCATGAACAAATAATTTACTTACAAGAGCTGTAACTTTCATATCAAGCCCTTGTCTTTCCATAGCCCTGCTCAATTCAGCTACAACATCTTCTCCCACCTGAGTCCACAGAAATCATTAGTCTAAAAGTGTCACTGCCACTTTTATCTTGAGAGGCTAGAAATTGCCACATTAATAGTTAGAAATGGAGATATGTCTAAACTTCCTCATTCTTGGTGGCTCAATTTAAAGAAGTGCACAATAATGGTCAATAGAGTTTTATACTATCCCTGTCCCAAAAAGATAACATTTTTTAGGATGAATCTGGATAATCCTAAAAAATGAAGtcttttgggatggaggtagtagcaaACACAGCTCTAAtttcaaatacaaatatatgcatTGCAGTATCTACATATGCAATTGGTGCAGGGTTTACaacaagttatatatattcccTTTTGTCACATCTAAGAGTAACtttacaaaaacatattttatatgaattacCAAACACAATTTAAAAGAAgccaaactaaaaaaaagatcTATAAAGTAAGCATTCTAAAAATCAAGAACAAAACAGTATCTTGCAGTAAAAACAATTGATAGTAATATTACATTTTTGGAACTCAAAAGCAATCCAAATATTCTGAAAGAATAATGCAGGGCAATGGCTGGCAACTTGTCAATGCAGGGAAATcccaaaagccaaaagaatCATTTGCTGACACAATGTGGTTTCCAATTGAGACTGATCATCAAGGTCACAAAATAATTCTAGATCATTTAGCCAGTGAAATAAGAAGGCCATTTGAATTTTACCGTGCCGTTGATGGAAAATCCCTTTGTCCACTTAATAAGAGTGCCTGACGATATTGATGTTTGGTGCACTGGGAAAGAAAAGGTGAAGCCCAGCTCTCTCTGCCTGCCCTCTGGCAAGTGGAAATCCTCTCCTTCAGTCTTGACAAAACTTTCCAATTCAGCCGCAATGAAATCAAACAGTTCCTGTATTCAAATTTCTGAAATGTTAGTAACCATGCAAGAAATTGTGCAAACGCAGGAGAGTTGAAAAATAACAGTTGGAAGTACTAAGCAACTAACCATAGAAGTCCCAACCATCAGGTGAGGTGGAATCGCAACCTCTTCATACTGTTGAGAGACAACAcgtttttcccttcctccaaGCTGAACCCGTATGACACGGAAATTGGTGCCCCCAAGATCTAGAGCATAGAACAGTCCATGTTCATCCCTGCACAAGTGGCATGCACATCAGAGGAAGCAACAAAAAGAAGATTTCATAAAGTGATATACTAAACATGTTGCATTTTCCATACATCTATGGACACCAATTTACATATAATAAACTGTCAAACTCACTTAAACTTTTAAGCCTTGACTCCTTCaccatttttatttctctaaaCTTACGCATAAAACATTCATGACGATTCCTACAAAATTCACAGGGTACAAACAAAAGAACGATTATGCTGTGGTCGTAATCCCAGTGTGAAGGCGCAAATAACAAAATGCACACACATATGTATACTTGTCAAAGGTCGATACAGATTAGAGGCGGTACAGGATGATCTATGATAAACACCTAGACCTAACTGTTGATTGTATAATTCTGTCTAGAGTGTACCCTGGTGAGTGGTGACTACTGCAGCCTAACCACACGTTTAAACTACTTTTTAAGCCCCACCACAGTGAGAAACTTcactcaaacaaaaaatgatcaaaattaaCATCGAGAAAATACCGTAGGATTCGTCCTTCTTCCGAAATCGATAAGAAGACAGCCAAAAAATCCACGTTCCTCCAATCACTACATAGTCCAGACCACCTCAAGGCAAAGTGATCTCGATATCACGATGGCACACCTCACCTCAACACTGGATGGTCAATGCCACATTTATACC
This is a stretch of genomic DNA from Oryza brachyantha chromosome 1, ObraRS2, whole genome shotgun sequence. It encodes these proteins:
- the LOC102707738 gene encoding hexokinase-6, which codes for MGKGAVVGTAVVVCAAAAAAVGVAVVVSRRRRSMREAEAERRRKAAAVIEEVEQRFSTPTALLRGIADAMVEEMERGLRADPHAPLKMLISYVDNLPTGDEHGLFYALDLGGTNFRVIRVQLGGREKRVVSQQYEEVAIPPHLMVGTSMELFDFIAAELESFVKTEGEDFHLPEGRQRELGFTFSFPVHQTSISSGTLIKWTKGFSINGTVGEDVVAELSRAMERQGLDMKVTALVNDTVGTLAGGRYVDNDVVAAVILGTGTNAAYVEHANAIPKWTGLLPRSGDMVINMEWGNFKSETLPRSEYDSVLDFESLNPGEQIYEKMISGMYLGEIVRRILLKLAHDASLFGDVVPPKLEQRFVLRTPDMSAMHHDTSHDLKHLGAKLKDILGVADTSLEARYITLHVCDLVAERGAHLAAAGIYGILKKLGRDSVPSDGSQKQRTVIALDGGLYEHYKKFRTCLEATLTDLLGDDAASSVVVKLANDGSGIGAALLAASHSQYASVE